The following proteins are encoded in a genomic region of Danio rerio strain Tuebingen ecotype United States chromosome 16, GRCz12tu, whole genome shotgun sequence:
- the hibadhb gene encoding 3-hydroxyisobutyrate dehydrogenase b (The RefSeq protein has 2 substitutions compared to this genomic sequence), whose translation MAALLRVSRCLVVKCNNHVNAVQVSIRSMASKTQVGFIGLGNMGNPMAKNLIKHGYPVIATDVFPESCKELQELGAQILDSPADVADKADRIITMLPSNPNVVDVYTGPNGILKKVKKGSLLIDSSTIDPAVSKEMAVAAEKLGAVFMGAPVSGGVGAATSGKLTFMVGGPEEEFNAAKELLSCMGANVVYCGQVGTGQAAKICNNMLLAIGMIGTAETMNLGIRLGLDPKLLAKILNMSSGRCWSSDTYNPVPGVMEGVPSANNYQGGFGTTLMTKDLGLAQNSATNTKTPVLLGSVAHQIYRMMCGRGYANKDFSSVFQFLREEEGQ comes from the exons ATGGCCGCTCTGTTAAGGGTCTCGCGGTGTCTGGTAGGAAAGTGTAACAACCATGTCAACGCCGTGCAGG TCTCCATCAGGTCAATGGCTTCTAAAACCCAGGTGGGCTTCATTGGCCTGGGGAACATGGGCAACCCAATGGCAAAGAACCTCATAAAACATGGATATCCAGTGATCGCCACAGATGTATTTCCAGAATCTTGCAAAGAGCTGCAGGAACTCGGAGCTCAG ATCCTGGATAGCCCTGCAGATGTAGCAGACAAGGCAGATCGCATCATCACAATGCTTCCCTCCAACCCCAATGTTGTAGATGTGTATACCGGACCAAATGGTATTTTAAA GAAAGTGAAGAAGGGGTCTCTACTCATTGATTCCAGCACTATTGATCCAGCTGTCTCTAAAGAGATGGCAGTTGCAGCAGAGAAACTGGGTGCTGTTTTCATGGATGCCCCGGTGTCTGGAG GTGTTGGTGCTGCCACTTCTGGTAAGCTCACTTTTATGGTTGGTGGGCCAGAGGAAGAGTTCAATGCAGCCAAGGAGCTTCTGAGCTGTATGGGTGCTAATGTGGTTTACTGTGGCCAAGTTGGCACTGGACAG GCAGCTAAAATCTGCAACAATATGCTGCTGGCCATTGGGATGATTGGAACAGCAGAGACCATGAACTTGGGAATCAG ATTAGGACTTGACCCTAAACTTCTTGCAAAGATTTTGAACATGAGCTCTGGCCGCTGTTGGTCAAGTGACACCTATAATCCTGTCCCAGGTGTGATGGAGGGAGTGCCCTCAGCAAACAACTACCAGGGCGGTTTCGGCACTACACTAATGACCAAG GATCTGGGACTTGCTCAGAATTCAGCAACCAACACGAAAACCCCAGTGCTGTTGGGCTCTGTAGCCCATCAAATTTACCGCATGATGTGTGGACGCGGCTATGCCAACAAAGACTTCTCATCTGTCTTCCAGTTTCTTCGAGAAGAGGAGGGCCAATAG